The nucleotide sequence CCGTAGCGGCGCTGCAGGAGCCGCGTCATGCTCTCGGGCGCCTCGAGCTTCACGGACTGCCGAACGTAGAGCAGCCAGGCCAAGGCGATGCCGCTGACGGCGACGAGCGTGCCCAGGGCGAAGCCCAGGAGTTGCGCGGAGAGGGGCTCGAGGTGGGGCAGCGGGCCGTAGTAGACGAAGCGCTGCAAGGCATTGGCCAGGAGCGGGCTGCCCAGCAGACCGAAGACCGTCGCCGCGATAGCCAGCGTGACGAGCGCCATGAGCATCTTCCAGCCGGACTCGTGGGGCTGCCGCTCCTCTTCCACCCCTTCCATGTGCGCGTCGTGGCCGTGCTGGCCGCTCATCCTCTCGTCGTGCGCCACCTCCTCGGCCGACATGTTGAGTTCGGGAAAGTCACCCCCGTGCCAGGGCGCCGCCTTCCAGGGCGAGGGCCGGGCGGGCAGCTCAAAGGCGATGAAGTAGAGGCGCGCCGTGTAGAAGGCGGTCAGAAAGGCCGAGGCATAGGCCATGAGGACGAGCAGGCCGAAACCGCTCGCGAAAAAGCCGTAGCCCTTGAGCGCCAAAAAGATTTCGTCCTTGGACCAGAAGCCCGCGAAGGGGAAGATGCCCGCCAGCGACAGCCCGCCGACGACGACCGTCCAGCGCGTCACCGGCATCGTTTTGGCGAGCCGGTCCATCTCGAAGATATCCTGCGTGCTCGAGCCGTGGATCATCGAGCCCGAGCCGAGAAAGAGCAGCGCCTTGAAGCAGGCGTGGGCGACGAGGTGAAAGACCGCCGCCGCCCAGCCGAAGACGCCCAGACCCAGGAACATCAAGCCGAGTTGCGAGACCGTCGACCAGGCGAGGATCTTCTTGACGTCGGCAAAGGCCGGTGCCAGGCTGCCGGCGAAGAGCGCGGTGAAGCCGCCCACCCAGGCGAGCACGGGCAGGGCCTGGCCCATCTCGAGGATGGGATAGCTGCGCGCCATCAGGTAGACCCCCGCCGCCACCATCGTCGCCGCATGGATCATCGCCGAGACGGGCGTGGGGCCCTCCATCGCGTCCAAGAGCCAGACGTGCAGCGGAAACTGCGCCGACTTGCCGACCGCGCCGACGAAGAGGAGCAGGCCGATAGCGGTCGCCGCGCCCGCCGCGCCCGCCAAGACGGTGGGCGCCAGTTCCGTCAGGCGCACGAGGTCGAGCGTGCCGAACTCCCGGTAGAGCCAAAAGAGCGCCAGCAGAAAACCCAGGTCGGCCAGCTTGGTCACCAGGTAGGCCTTCTTCATCGCCTGCTGGGCGGCTATTTTCTTAAAGAAAAAACCGATCAGCAGGTAGCTCATCACGCCCATCAGCTCCCAGAAGAGCAGGACGTGAAAGAGGTTTCGGCTCATCACCATCATCAGCATGGCGGCGGCGAAGAGGCTGATATAGGCGAAGAACGTGGGGTATCTCTCCTCGCCCGCCATGTACTCCATACTGAAGAGGTGGATGAGCAAAGACACCAACGCCACCATGACAACCATCAAGGCGGCGAGGGGGTCGAGGAGGAAGCCGAAGGGCAGGCCCTCCTCGCCAGAGATGGCGAGCCAAGGGATTTCGAAGCTGAAAGGAAAGCCCTCGGCGGGCGGGCGGACGAGCGCCGCCTCCATCAAGACCGCTGTCCGCTCGTCTAGCTGCCTGAGCTGTTGTTCCAAGAAAGCCACCTGGGCGGGGGCCGTGCCCCTCGCCTGCCACAGCTGCAGCTCGGCCTCGAGCCCTTCTCGCGCATACTCCGCCTCCTGCAAGGCAAGGACGCCCGCGCTGTCCCAGGCCGGCGCGGCCTGACGGACTTCAAAGAAGAGGCCGGTTGCCAGGAGCGTGCTGGCGAGCAAGAGGAGGACGCTTGAAGAGGCGGCCAGGCGGTTGCCCAGGCGGTGACCGAAGAGGAGGTTGACGGCGAAGCTGAGAGCGGGCAGGAAGGGGATGAGCCAGGCCAGGGAAACCCAGGTTAGCGAAGGCGTCACCCCTTCATCCTCCGGAGCACG is from Deinococcota bacterium and encodes:
- a CDS encoding NADH-quinone oxidoreductase subunit L, which produces MTPSLTWVSLAWLIPFLPALSFAVNLLFGHRLGNRLAASSSVLLLLASTLLATGLFFEVRQAAPAWDSAGVLALQEAEYAREGLEAELQLWQARGTAPAQVAFLEQQLRQLDERTAVLMEAALVRPPAEGFPFSFEIPWLAISGEEGLPFGFLLDPLAALMVVMVALVSLLIHLFSMEYMAGEERYPTFFAYISLFAAAMLMMVMSRNLFHVLLFWELMGVMSYLLIGFFFKKIAAQQAMKKAYLVTKLADLGFLLALFWLYREFGTLDLVRLTELAPTVLAGAAGAATAIGLLLFVGAVGKSAQFPLHVWLLDAMEGPTPVSAMIHAATMVAAGVYLMARSYPILEMGQALPVLAWVGGFTALFAGSLAPAFADVKKILAWSTVSQLGLMFLGLGVFGWAAAVFHLVAHACFKALLFLGSGSMIHGSSTQDIFEMDRLAKTMPVTRWTVVVGGLSLAGIFPFAGFWSKDEIFLALKGYGFFASGFGLLVLMAYASAFLTAFYTARLYFIAFELPARPSPWKAAPWHGGDFPELNMSAEEVAHDERMSGQHGHDAHMEGVEEERQPHESGWKMLMALVTLAIAATVFGLLGSPLLANALQRFVYYGPLPHLEPLSAQLLGFALGTLVAVSGIALAWLLYVRQSVKLEAPESMTRLLQRRYGIDTLYYRLVADPLTRAGLALPLFDRDLIDGAVDGLGRASLRLGNVLRRLQTGRVDHYAWTLALGALILVIAVSLGARP